The proteins below are encoded in one region of Parus major isolate Abel chromosome 7, Parus_major1.1, whole genome shotgun sequence:
- the FAM171B gene encoding protein FAM171B isoform X2, protein MAVTEGGSVFTLKVQVNDIISHQYLRQAVVEVFVNYTLTNSTLTGNNGAVLIKVPYKLGLSLTIVSYKDGYLLTPLPWKTARMPIYSSVTLSLFPQSQANIWLFEDTVLITGKLSDAKSQPSVQFPKSLIKLPSNDIANVTAYLTVPEQFLKVDSFLYTTGIILNKSGFKSMELTPLAAICVNVLLAGKELNVNGPIQVTLPLPATTVKSGDAVPAWTFDMKIGAWVNRGLGMVKEVDGQLVWTYTAQHLGYWIAAPLPGTRESIISAVSKDITAYHTVFLTAILGGTVVIIIGFFAVLLCYCRDKCRRTQKKEKNTTKLEVIKKDQTTSTTHINHINAVKGSLKLEDKSQLYTPKISSYSPQRRLSIDTEDGKSQDNFKIYSEDASYQSSCQTGQAGNSVHSVEPSARVRLLQQPKHSNSTISQAPRDIPDQNRYLSLKEEMYGLSHIPEHLMHIYNQPIAILQTSDLFHSPEQLHPAKSATLPRKGQLVYGPMMEPMNRESYMQTLPKIPVHSHPQPSACRDESSALDGEEGLPSQTSNWGRYTNSLLESVSVPGTLNEAVVMTPFSSELQGISEQTLLELSKGKPSPHPRAWFVSLDGKPIAQVRHSFIDLKKGKKTESNDTSLDSGVDMNEHHPNRKLEREKTFIKSMPHSKILYLEDLDLSSSESGTTVCTPEDQAVRHIMEGGNGPVLEQHDEEGLRKKSLPGSHESGIPSAKKRDRPPLMKRDSKTNIWKKREERPLIPIN, encoded by the exons ATGGCTGTAACTGAAGGAG GATCTGTTTTTACGCTAAAAGTTCAAGTAAATGACATCATCAGTCATCAGTACCTTCGACAAGCGGTGGTAGAGGTGTTTGTTAACTACACCCTGACAAATTCCACTCTTACTGGAAACAATGGAGCAGTGTTAATAAAAGTCCCCTACAAATTAGGATTAAGTTTAACTATTGTCTCATACAAGGATGGCTACCTGCTGACACCTTTGCCTTGGAAGACTGCGAGAATGCCAA TATATTCATCCGTGACGCTCTCATTATTCCCACAAAGTCAAGCTAATATATGGCTCTTTGAAGATACTGTCTTAATTACTGGAAAACTGTCTG ATGCCAAATCCCAACCGAGTGTTCAGTTTCCAAAATCTTTAATAAAGCTTCCATCAAATGATATTGCAAATGTTACAGCCTATCTGACAGTGCCAGAGCAATTTTTGAAAGTGGACAGCTTTCTCTATACAACAGGAATTATTCTAAATAAATCAG GTTTCAAAAGCATGGAATTAACTCCTCTTGCTGCCATATGTGTAAATGTTCTTTTGGCTGGGAAAGAGCTGAACGTAAATGGTCCCATTCAGGTCACACTTCCTCTTCCTGCAACTACTGTAAAATCAGGAGATGCTGTACCTGCCTGGACATTTGATATGAAAATTG gtGCTTGGGTAAACCGTGGGCTAGGAATGGTCAAGGAAGTGGATGGTCAGTTAGTATGGACATACACTGCTCAGCACCTGGGCTACTGGATAGCAGCTCCACTGCCTGGAACCAGAG AATCCATTATTAGTGCTGTTTCCAAGGACATAACAGCCTATCACACGGTGTTCCTTACGGCCATACTGGGCGGAACTGTTGTCATTATCATTggattttttgctgttcttcttTGTTACTGCAG GGATAAGTGTCGTCGGacacagaagaaggaaaaaaacacaaccaagcTGGAGGTCATAAAAAAAGACCAGACAACATCAACAACTCACATAAATCACATCAATGCTGTCAAAGGGTCTTTAAAGCTGGAGGATAAGTCCCAGTTATATACACCGAAGATTTCTTCATACAGCCCTCAAAGAAGGCTGTCCATAGACACAGAAGATGGAAAATCACaagacaattttaaaatctactCAGAGGATGCTTCTTATCAGTCATCCTGTCAGACTGGTCAGGCAGGAAATTCAGTCCATTCAGTGGAGCCTAGTGCTAGAGTGAGGCTTTTACAGCAGCCAAAGCACAGTAACAGTACTATTTCCCAGGCTCCTAGGGACATTCCAGACCAAAACAGATACCTATCCTTGAAAGAGGAGATGTATGGGCTTTCCCATATCCCAGAACATCTAATGCATATTTACAATCAGCCTATTGCTATTCTTCAAACCTCAGACCTTTTCCACTCCCCAGAACAACTGCATCCTGCTAAATCCGCAACTTTGCCAAGGAAAGGGCAGCTGGTGTACGGCCCCATGATGGAACCCATGAACCGTGAGAGTTACATGCAAACACTCCCCAAAATTCCAGTGCACTCTCATCCCCAGCCTTCTGCCTGCAGAGATGAGAGCAGTGCCCTGGATGGTGAAGAGGGCTTACCTTCCCAAACATCCAACTGGGGCCGCTACACCAACAGCTTACTAGAATCTGTCTCTGTTCCTGGGACGTTGAATGAAGCAGTTGTAATGACTCCGTTTTCATCCGAACTTCAAGGGATTTCGGAGCAAACATTGCTGGAACTCTCTAAAGGAAAACCATCTCCACATCCCCGAGCATGGTTTGTGTCCCTGGATGGAAAGCCAATTGCTCAAGTGAGGCATTCTTTCATAGATctgaaaaagggcaaaaaaacTGAGAGTAATGATACCAGTCTGGACTCTGGTGTGGACATGAATGAGCATCACCCTAACAGGAAattggagagagagaaaactttCATTAAAAGTATGCCACATTCTAAGATTCTTTACTTGGAAGATCTGGATCTGAGCAGCAGTGAAAGTGGGACCACTGTTTGCACTCCAGAGGACCAGGCTGTGAGACACATTATGGAAGGAGGGAATGGGCCAGTACTAGAACAGCACGATGAGGAAGGTCTAAGGAAAAAATCTCTACCAGGAAGTCATGAATCTGGTATCCCTTCTGCTAAAAAACGGGATAGACCACCTCTCATGAAAAGAGATAGCAAAACCAATatctggaagaaaagagaggagaggCCACTTATTCCTATAAATTAA
- the FAM171B gene encoding protein FAM171B isoform X1: MYYYDLLFFFLSIGSVFTLKVQVNDIISHQYLRQAVVEVFVNYTLTNSTLTGNNGAVLIKVPYKLGLSLTIVSYKDGYLLTPLPWKTARMPIYSSVTLSLFPQSQANIWLFEDTVLITGKLSDAKSQPSVQFPKSLIKLPSNDIANVTAYLTVPEQFLKVDSFLYTTGIILNKSGFKSMELTPLAAICVNVLLAGKELNVNGPIQVTLPLPATTVKSGDAVPAWTFDMKIGAWVNRGLGMVKEVDGQLVWTYTAQHLGYWIAAPLPGTRESIISAVSKDITAYHTVFLTAILGGTVVIIIGFFAVLLCYCRDKCRRTQKKEKNTTKLEVIKKDQTTSTTHINHINAVKGSLKLEDKSQLYTPKISSYSPQRRLSIDTEDGKSQDNFKIYSEDASYQSSCQTGQAGNSVHSVEPSARVRLLQQPKHSNSTISQAPRDIPDQNRYLSLKEEMYGLSHIPEHLMHIYNQPIAILQTSDLFHSPEQLHPAKSATLPRKGQLVYGPMMEPMNRESYMQTLPKIPVHSHPQPSACRDESSALDGEEGLPSQTSNWGRYTNSLLESVSVPGTLNEAVVMTPFSSELQGISEQTLLELSKGKPSPHPRAWFVSLDGKPIAQVRHSFIDLKKGKKTESNDTSLDSGVDMNEHHPNRKLEREKTFIKSMPHSKILYLEDLDLSSSESGTTVCTPEDQAVRHIMEGGNGPVLEQHDEEGLRKKSLPGSHESGIPSAKKRDRPPLMKRDSKTNIWKKREERPLIPIN; this comes from the exons ATGTATTATTATGACCTCCTGTTCTTCTTTTTGTCAATAGGATCTGTTTTTACGCTAAAAGTTCAAGTAAATGACATCATCAGTCATCAGTACCTTCGACAAGCGGTGGTAGAGGTGTTTGTTAACTACACCCTGACAAATTCCACTCTTACTGGAAACAATGGAGCAGTGTTAATAAAAGTCCCCTACAAATTAGGATTAAGTTTAACTATTGTCTCATACAAGGATGGCTACCTGCTGACACCTTTGCCTTGGAAGACTGCGAGAATGCCAA TATATTCATCCGTGACGCTCTCATTATTCCCACAAAGTCAAGCTAATATATGGCTCTTTGAAGATACTGTCTTAATTACTGGAAAACTGTCTG ATGCCAAATCCCAACCGAGTGTTCAGTTTCCAAAATCTTTAATAAAGCTTCCATCAAATGATATTGCAAATGTTACAGCCTATCTGACAGTGCCAGAGCAATTTTTGAAAGTGGACAGCTTTCTCTATACAACAGGAATTATTCTAAATAAATCAG GTTTCAAAAGCATGGAATTAACTCCTCTTGCTGCCATATGTGTAAATGTTCTTTTGGCTGGGAAAGAGCTGAACGTAAATGGTCCCATTCAGGTCACACTTCCTCTTCCTGCAACTACTGTAAAATCAGGAGATGCTGTACCTGCCTGGACATTTGATATGAAAATTG gtGCTTGGGTAAACCGTGGGCTAGGAATGGTCAAGGAAGTGGATGGTCAGTTAGTATGGACATACACTGCTCAGCACCTGGGCTACTGGATAGCAGCTCCACTGCCTGGAACCAGAG AATCCATTATTAGTGCTGTTTCCAAGGACATAACAGCCTATCACACGGTGTTCCTTACGGCCATACTGGGCGGAACTGTTGTCATTATCATTggattttttgctgttcttcttTGTTACTGCAG GGATAAGTGTCGTCGGacacagaagaaggaaaaaaacacaaccaagcTGGAGGTCATAAAAAAAGACCAGACAACATCAACAACTCACATAAATCACATCAATGCTGTCAAAGGGTCTTTAAAGCTGGAGGATAAGTCCCAGTTATATACACCGAAGATTTCTTCATACAGCCCTCAAAGAAGGCTGTCCATAGACACAGAAGATGGAAAATCACaagacaattttaaaatctactCAGAGGATGCTTCTTATCAGTCATCCTGTCAGACTGGTCAGGCAGGAAATTCAGTCCATTCAGTGGAGCCTAGTGCTAGAGTGAGGCTTTTACAGCAGCCAAAGCACAGTAACAGTACTATTTCCCAGGCTCCTAGGGACATTCCAGACCAAAACAGATACCTATCCTTGAAAGAGGAGATGTATGGGCTTTCCCATATCCCAGAACATCTAATGCATATTTACAATCAGCCTATTGCTATTCTTCAAACCTCAGACCTTTTCCACTCCCCAGAACAACTGCATCCTGCTAAATCCGCAACTTTGCCAAGGAAAGGGCAGCTGGTGTACGGCCCCATGATGGAACCCATGAACCGTGAGAGTTACATGCAAACACTCCCCAAAATTCCAGTGCACTCTCATCCCCAGCCTTCTGCCTGCAGAGATGAGAGCAGTGCCCTGGATGGTGAAGAGGGCTTACCTTCCCAAACATCCAACTGGGGCCGCTACACCAACAGCTTACTAGAATCTGTCTCTGTTCCTGGGACGTTGAATGAAGCAGTTGTAATGACTCCGTTTTCATCCGAACTTCAAGGGATTTCGGAGCAAACATTGCTGGAACTCTCTAAAGGAAAACCATCTCCACATCCCCGAGCATGGTTTGTGTCCCTGGATGGAAAGCCAATTGCTCAAGTGAGGCATTCTTTCATAGATctgaaaaagggcaaaaaaacTGAGAGTAATGATACCAGTCTGGACTCTGGTGTGGACATGAATGAGCATCACCCTAACAGGAAattggagagagagaaaactttCATTAAAAGTATGCCACATTCTAAGATTCTTTACTTGGAAGATCTGGATCTGAGCAGCAGTGAAAGTGGGACCACTGTTTGCACTCCAGAGGACCAGGCTGTGAGACACATTATGGAAGGAGGGAATGGGCCAGTACTAGAACAGCACGATGAGGAAGGTCTAAGGAAAAAATCTCTACCAGGAAGTCATGAATCTGGTATCCCTTCTGCTAAAAAACGGGATAGACCACCTCTCATGAAAAGAGATAGCAAAACCAATatctggaagaaaagagaggagaggCCACTTATTCCTATAAATTAA